The following are encoded in a window of Telmatobacter sp. DSM 110680 genomic DNA:
- a CDS encoding AraC family transcriptional regulator: MHEDARANQDVIDARKALARKIADRAVAEGDMDTEIPGLRIYRRSVTTACASAAYEPSMVVFLQGQKRINVGKTTYICDGSNFLLTSVDLPVVSQVILASEKQPLLGLILKLEMPAVREILSQQEFHLREESADARAMAVGITSLELLDACSRLVNLMDAPEDIPILSSLIQREIIYRLLRSPQGKHLRAIATLGEQSHRTAKAVEWLRTNYAKPLRVEELASMARMGVSTLHHQFRSLTAMSPLQYQKQLRLHVARERMLNAGLDAASAAFEVGYESASQFNREYSRFFGQPPMRDVKSRRGVLETAQG; encoded by the coding sequence ATGCATGAGGACGCGAGGGCTAATCAGGATGTGATTGATGCGCGGAAAGCGCTGGCACGCAAGATTGCCGATCGCGCCGTCGCGGAAGGAGACATGGATACGGAGATACCCGGTTTGCGTATCTACCGTCGCTCTGTCACCACTGCCTGCGCATCAGCGGCTTACGAGCCGAGCATGGTTGTTTTTCTGCAGGGACAAAAGCGCATCAACGTCGGCAAGACGACCTATATATGTGACGGCTCGAATTTTCTTCTGACTTCGGTTGACTTGCCCGTCGTGAGCCAGGTGATTTTGGCGAGTGAGAAGCAGCCGCTTCTCGGCCTGATTCTGAAACTCGAAATGCCGGCGGTGCGCGAGATTCTGTCGCAACAGGAGTTTCATCTGCGCGAGGAATCGGCCGATGCGCGCGCCATGGCCGTCGGCATCACGTCGCTGGAACTTCTGGATGCCTGTTCGCGGCTGGTGAATCTGATGGATGCGCCGGAAGACATTCCGATTCTCAGCAGCCTCATCCAGCGGGAGATCATTTACCGGCTGCTGCGCAGTCCGCAGGGAAAACACCTGCGCGCGATTGCTACGCTGGGCGAGCAAAGCCACCGGACAGCCAAGGCGGTGGAGTGGTTGAGGACCAACTATGCGAAGCCGCTGCGGGTTGAGGAACTGGCGAGCATGGCGCGCATGGGCGTCTCGACACTGCATCATCAGTTCCGGTCTCTGACGGCGATGAGCCCTTTGCAGTATCAGAAGCAACTTCGATTACATGTGGCGCGCGAACGGATGTTGAATGCGGGCCTGGATGCGGCGAGCGCGGCTTTTGAAGTCGGGTATGAAAGCGCCAGCCAGTTTAACCGGGAGTACAGCCGGTTCTTCGGCCAGCCGCCGATGCGGGATGTGAAGTCGCGACGCGGAGTTCTTGAAACCGCTCAAGGCTGA